Below is a window of Leptidea sinapis chromosome 4, ilLepSina1.1, whole genome shotgun sequence DNA.
CACTTTCTATGGCGATAAAGAGAAGGCGTCTGCCTTAATATCACTTAATGGTACTCAGAAATCCCCAAGGATTCTCGACATTGTATATCCTCCCCTCGCATGCTTTAGACCTGTTTAAAATGTTGTAAGTTTTCATGGCGTATCGTGTGGCGCCAGTGATCCGCCCTTTTACTTCagacatttcaaaatatttatgataagttattttttagttcaattttattacattttttctgtACAATTTGGGGTCCATGATTATTCTGTTATACTCTAAATTTCTGGATTTTTTGTAGAGCTGGtttatttctttcattttaACCAACAGACTTAGCATGATGTTTCTCTAATAAGTTTTGTGAACGAATTGTATCAAAcgatatttgaatttatgtcaGGGTTGAGAAGTTGATGAACTACAACACATCCGCATTATGTCAGATTCAACCGCATTAGCCTGGGATCGACCTCGCCACCTCTGACGTAAAATCTTCTTTCTGCATCGACCATTCCTAAGTAGTACTGACATTTCTTAGGATTTTAACGAAACCTGGCGGTTTTTTGTGCGTCATACTAGGACCTCTTTCCATTGTATTTTGCGCTAAAAGGATAGGTTTTTCCTTTTTCACTTTTATTAATCCACCAACTATTTGCATATTTTATCAGCTATCCCCTGATTAAATTTCTAATGATCTCGAAGCAGCTGAAATTTGTAAAAGGATGCTATGTAGAAGTAGAATCAGTTcgctattttttttctgttgcgttatattatgttttcacaAATTATCAGTATACCCTAGTTGAGTGGCACGTGGCAactttatttttcctttttaaccgacttcaaaaaaggaggaggttctcaattttacggtattttttttttcattaagtttTCGCTTTACgacataacataatatgatgTTTGCTGCTGATGTTTATGATGCTCaacgtaatattttactttatctaAGAGTTAATTTTGATGATATGTAGAGCCGTTCTAATTTCCTAaggaaatatatattactagcttttACGCGCAACTTCGTCTGCATGCAACTTTGGgtgtcattttttatttttattataatacacatacaatCTGCTGTGGTTAAAACATTTTGTAAGTTTCTAACTATAGATCTATGATTTTTCAaccccacacaggtctaaattttaaaaacactagaacaaatatttatttatttcttatcaagtgcctaaatataaAGTATCATGGTGTTATCTTTGATAATGACGCACTTTCACACAAACTTAAACGCTTATTTCAACCCCggcaagccttttattcgcgacAAAAGTTAGGGAAAGGAAATACCTTTCCCAAGCTCAAATCTATCTCTGTTTTAAATTACATCAAAACCGATTctaaaacttacattcacatttataatattaatagggatTTAATCTCACCATTATGTactttaacaatatattttcattatttagtgAGTCCCGTCAAGTCGGCTACGTTATCCCACCGTACGGCCTCACCCTTACTCCCTCCGTCTCATAATTCCTGTCACGTCGTGGCTTCTGCCTACGCGCTGTCGTCCTCGTCCTCCTATTACAATTCTCAACTATAACTTTTTGTGAACCTCAaattattttcttgtttttctTATCACAACTCATGTCTCCGTAATGGcttttttgtatttagttatGCAAGTCATGAATCCTTTATTTTTTCGAAATATATTCTTTTAGCATTCTTTTAGACATTGTATAAAgctctataattatttttgtactcgTCTTTTCAAACGATCTATATGCTAACTTGTGTTAAATTACTAACGTGATGAAACACGTGAATAAAGAAGGCTTAAGTAGATTTGTAGCATTTTGTACATAGATCATGAAGTGTGAGTAAAACCGTATTCCCAGAACACATAATTTCTTAACTCGTTCGGGCTACACgctataaaaacatttaaggcgaagggtaaacagaaaacacacaaacaaggtgcttttagacaagttttgtggtgaaaatatagcatttggagctatgaacactactttatcctgttacacatatcctgaagtcttacttgtaggttgctaatgcttgctgttgattAAAGTTaatactccagagctattatgaaataccagttttctttgcagttgaacaagttttttctcggcacgctgcatttgtttagtatactactctcataaaagttgttcttatagcttttaatttttttgtgtaggtacatttattcagattagtaatcaataatataattggaAGATATAGGAGATAAGTGAAAAATCGttattaattgattaattttgtcgttgattttaatatttataaaactttattgttgcaaaataaaatctaattataatatgttatataaattaatgatactaatatataaagcatgttaatactgtaaataattattattcgtaGAACGTACTACTcttcttaaataaaatgatagaggttttcaaTTGTGCGCGCATCACGGAAAGACTGCTGATAGATTTCAGTtcaggcgacactaaatgccagcgaccttgagtgatatgagttcacggctgccagcagtatatatatgtaataaagccaatattttcaaaattctcgCGTGGAAAACGTAAAATTTTTACAGAcacaaacagtttatatgcttacaatcctcattattgattactcatttgaataaatgtacctacacaaaaaaggacaagatataagaataaatttccTGAGAGTAGCacaaaacaaatgcgtcatgctgagaaaaaacttgtttaactgcaaagaaaagtggtagttcaaaatataTCTGGAGagttaactataaccaatagcaagcattagcaacctacaaataagacttaagggtatgtgtaacaggataaagtagtgttcataactCCAAATGCCATATTTTCACAACagaacttgtctaaaaacaccttgtttgggTGTTTTCTGTTTAACCTTCGCCTTAAGTCTTCTAGGTTTTATTCCACACTTGGcccttacataaaaaatattgcgatatcttcatttaatacaAAGTTATTGAAGTTTTAAGAAACACCGACTTTTATAAGccttgctcagactttacttacgtaaaccttaataaaacgcgaactttaCTTTTGCATTAGGCTGTCTTGGCTTAAGCTCAGATTATTTTCAGCTATCGAATgactataaaaattaaatcaaagatAATGCTTAGCTTACACTCAACTTAGATTAACGTTAGTAAAgtttgagcaaagtctaagtacggtCTATAAATCTCAGCCTTAGTGCGCTTGAgttttataatacaaataattgttCAATTGAAAATGCCGATTTAGATTTGTGATGTCATTGTTTGACTGGTCGACTGGATTGTGTCCAGATCGATACTACGGTCGTCTGTGGCACGCAACCCTCGACTGACGACGCGGACGGCTTGCCTGACATTAACTCCAGTGTGAGTGGTCTTTCGGTAAACATTACTGGACAAAAATAACCATAATGGCATATCATTATGTAGGTTTTCATCATTAGGTCACAGtaatttttctattaaatatgtaatcttCTTTTGAAATGGAAATGTTTTTAGTGAAGCGACAAAATTTAaagatcaaaatttaaaattatattaatattgttcttAACGACTTATGTCCAAGTGGACTTTGGCCATCGTATTTATTAGTTTTGAGTATTTAATACATCTAATAATATTGTGGTGATggaatttttaacttttattggACGTATTTGTAGATATTTATTTCCTATCCAGATTTATTTTCGGTAAAGACTGTCGCAGAACGCTTGTGAACTAAATCCACCGGGTCAAGTATAAGAACAGTAAACTTGAACTTAAAAACATACCACAGTTTAGTGTTTTCATTGTACACCTTATGCCTTGAAACATATTTCTTTGAAGTCTACAAAAGTCTTTGTATTTTGTAGTAAGGTCTTTCAACAAAGTTTTATACAGTTAGCACAACTAAGAACTTAAATTGAGGCAATAAAGGCTGCTTTGCCTTTGTAAGCGACACTGGAGCATTATTGCGGTGTTAacctttttttcttttattgttcaaaatatacaagaaacaaactactaaacaatttaagccatcctcatgaaacttaagtgtttatgtgaggaatagcgagttcacttattctaaacttaaaatattttaatattacgtaaataatattctaaaaattccaattaaagtcgaaaaaaaatacaaatattaacatgactgaattaaatagcaaaggagacaaagcaaaataaaaacaaagaaaaacaatagaaataatgaaaaaattagaCAATGAGACAACCAGGCTATGTTCATTAGTAATAGGCATTTCCTAGAGTATATGGCCATGATCAGCGTCACTCATTCCCAAGAAGTGTCTGTTACATCGAcctaaaaacaatgattttgttTTACTGGTATCTCTAATAGAATGTGGCAAGTCATTTACAATTTTCGGCAATATATAGTTCCATTTATTTCTACTATATATGTTATTGGTTTTTGGCAACTCAAACCTATTATAGTTAGCCAATTTAGGTAAATTATGCGTTTGGCACCCTACCTTTTAATCCCTtcatgtttaagatattcttccTTAAGGATTGCTAATCTTACTTTAGCTAAGTTGAGTAATGAACTCGAAGTTATAAATATagctgttattattaataagaataaacAAAGGCAAAACAAGGTTTAGATCCGGAGCGTGTCGTAATGCCTCCACTCTGAATTCTGACCTTGTCATATTTCCCCCAACCCACAGCTCATCGACGCTCGGTGCCGGTGAAGAAGCCGATCGGGAAACCGAGGACAAAGCAACCCAAGAAAGTTAAATTCATAAGTAAGTTTACAGGACCAACGTCACTCCGTCATCTTGAATAACTTCGCAACGTTTATGGTATTTTAACAACCTTTTAGAGCATCTCTCGTAGCAAAACGGCCATAACTtttgttatcaaacttttgcTGGCATGCCCAGTAAAGTAGTGAAGCGTCTGGGGAATATATTGTAGACTATAATATGAAGATGTAGACTATGACTCATTCGAGGGCTTCACCCTACCCTCAGTTTATAACGAGGGTGTTCTGTTAGCGCTGTGAAGCCGACCTTATATGAATACTTCATGAAACCGCTCGACTggctttttttaattcaaagcaGAATTTCGAAACTGTGCCTTAATTATGTCGTTGAATTAGAAGCGCTTGGGGCGTTAATCGCGTTGTAATCATAACGTAATGCGGCCGGGTTTGTTTGGGTAATATCGTGTTGCCCTTTGTTTGTGAAGGGCTGTGGTTGGAAGTTTCAGTGAGTTACGACTACCTACATACCTGCTGTAGTAATAAACTTACCgatatactattatatttgtttacttTAACTTACCAAGATCAAAAGGAAAGTAAAAGATCGACTAACACACGATATAAGAAGAAATAGAGTTTTAGTCATAATTACAATTGAGTgtgggtcttattactaaataaaatctaataatttacagattaactataaaaaaacgtactaaaaagtagaaagatattttttaaaatttatagggTTTTTATTCTATAGCGATAAAAAGTTCTAAATAAAAAGCGATAGATTCTCATTGTTTTCTACTATTTTGAAGAGTTGttttttataactataatttattgtatttgataGCCTAGATCTTCCGCAAAGAGTTTCCGACTAATAAGAAGAGCAATTGAAATTcattaaaagatattttaaaaacaaccttattttttttcaatttttcgtggtacaatttatttactttgtgTATTCCTCTTTCTCCCTTTTAAATCTGCGCTACCAGCACTtataagttttttaaaatattttacaaaatgtgtTTTAAACTAATTCTTTTTTTCACAACTTCTCAAAAATGTCTCTTGTGCTGACCGTTAAGGGATTCCCTGTTGCTATGGTGACAAATAAAACCGTCTTCGATTAATAAACgcgtaaaatattacttaactaCTCTTGACTGATGCAAAATGTCTTTATAGTCAGAACATTGTCCAAGATTTAAGCTTGCGGCGctcaataatttattgttaaaatgtacaattttttaaatgacaGAAAGCCAATACTTTTATAGTGTTTATTGAAGTCGTTTTTGAGAAGATCCGTGAACTAATAAATTCACTAATCGAGGTGAGAGATGGATTTAATATTAGCTGTAGTCCACAGGGAATGAGGCAGTGTCACTTATGTGTATATTAAGGGACTCGTTTGTTCACAGCCACTGAAATTCGCTGCCAAGAGATGTCCAAGGGTGGACTGGCGTACGAGGTGATTCTAGCGGAGCCGGTTGGTGTACCGGTGCCGCGGCGGGCCGATTCTCCTGAGAAGACCCCGTCCGTTGAGGAGATTCAGGAGAAACTCAAAGCGGCTGAAGAGCGGAGACGTGTATGTAGAAGGCTTACGTCgattttcgatattttatccaaaatttctttattctaTGCGAGGTGTAAAACGATGGTACAGAATATAGATGAataaggcccggtatccaccaaagcggacaGGAGAGGAGATTTATTTTGATGACCAATCAGATTATTTCCGTtatcgttatttccacatctcttCTCCGCATGAATAGATCAAGCTAGGAGATGCTGGTGATGTCTCATTctctatagaattttgtgccgcgtTGAGCGATCAAGCAGCGCGGCAGAGTGGAGATGCGTGTTGCGTAGACATCAGTTGACTGATTTCGAActctcacagctcacatctccgaTATgaacagctcacatctcctctccgctttggcgagagcttcgcggcttatctcctctcgtctcctctcaTTTTCGGTTTGGCGGATACCGGGGTTAAAGTTCTTGCAAAGACGTACTAATTAGTATCTCCAACCAGTTGACATTGTTGGttagattttttataaataaccacatattgtaaataattttttagttaGGTACGTACTACTTATCTTAGGAAAAACTGGGTGACTAATTCTCCCATTCAATATTTCATTTTCGATCACGAAAACCAATATTAATTCAATAGAATcaaattaagtaataaaagtAGAGGTtcataaaaattcattaaagttttattgatttttctaaGTTGTGTTGTTAGCAACAAAAATCAGTAGAATAACACAAATctcaattcaattattaaatctGTTCAAAAGGTCTGTGGAGCGCTCGTATATtttaaataggatataaaaAAGAACACTGTTACTGAATTACAGAGTTTGGAAGCAAGCAAGATGGCGGCTATTGCGCAGAAGATGGCAAAGATAGAAGAGGCGTCGAGAATCCGTAGCGAACAAACAAATAACTTCATATCGACGACGAAGGAGGCACTCGACGCCAAGATGGAGACCCACGAGGAGAAGCGCGAGGCGTACATCAACGAGCTGCGCGCGAGGCTGAAGGACCACCTCGAGGGCGTGGAGAAGACCAGGTTGGTATCACAACTAAAACAATTTGGAAATTCTGGAGTTGCGTAGATACCTACTCTTCTCCGACGAGGCTCGAATTTGTCTGAATATTGAGGGCTGACGTCGGCGAGCGTTATAAAGACCAGGGGAACACTATGGCGACGTGTGTTTTTAAGAAATTACCCCTTATTTATAAATTGTCACTAGGATGCAAtcaaacgattttttttataacctacgtttattacatatatatatatatattaagcgtgttctttagttttttttataacctaCGTTATATGGTGGCAGTCTAAGCACTGTATGGCCATGTTGTTCAGCTTTCCAAAATGTAGATTGGCTTTCTGGGtttgttttatttcacaaatggaacaaattcgtgatttaaaatatttccattTGCTTCAATGTCGGTGCTCTGCCACCAAGATATAAGCTCCAGTTTTCTGCTGGTAGACGTTGGAGATTTGCCCTTTTGTAAGGAATGGAATGGCGCATTATCCGTAATAGTGGTTCAACAAACAATAAGGTACGAAAACGAGACATTCGACATCAGGCGGTTAAATATCTAGTTACTACACTTTGTAACTACTCTGCAAACAATcgtctataaatataaataaaattggagagtctgtttgtaatattgatataaccgttttttactacatgtatatgaatatatacaccgaatttttttgtttacaaatttttgtctgtccgtctgtttgttccggctaatctctgaaatggctggaccgattttgaatGGACTTTTATTGGcgggtagctgatgtaataaggagtaacataggctacctttattttagaaaaaaaaaattatttttttagaaaaataaagtaatgttgcaatgtccaaaaaACGGTcttacactaaaaataatttatatggcaaaacaacgtttgtcgggtcagctagttcaatAGTAAATGTATCGCAGGTAGGGTAAGATCACGTAATATCGATCGCTTACAGACTGTTCTTTGATCACTTGACCGGGTTTAAAATCCGCTGCACGGTTGAGTGCGCTCGTCCATCACTCGCTTGTTGGTCACGATCGCTCTTATTAATATGAGATTGCGTCTTAgatgattaaaaattattatgtagaATTATCAATCTTACATCGATCGGCTCGTAACCCAGTTTGCTGCACCGTTcggtaaataatattaacagaaGCTAACACGAAAGATAGATAACTATGAACTTTGTTCCACTGATCGCTGTAGGTGTCCTTAGTATCGCGCATCACGATTTTCGACTTAAGTATATAAATCTGATTGCAGGATTTCGACATCGTAAGGCTTTGATAACTCGTAGATGcgctacataaataaattaacttggCCATATGTTCGTCTCACCATACATGTCAGTCATGGTTTAACCAAGGGCTAAATAATCTCTTTCGTCTCAACACCTGTCAAAACAGATAGCCAGTGGCAGTAAGTGACAGCAACCACTaaaccacaaataaaattttatgaacgatgcgggattcgaacccacgacctccggcattccgtgccggtgctctaaccaactgagctaaccgttcgagtaccgcctcgctataaaattctgtttgctttgttcaactctcaggttgtggcttcatctacaggatctactttagagttgataacctgctcaaccctaatatttgcatattagcaaattgacttgagatgtcgctattgtaaatctaaacaatatgttatgttttaaaagtgataaccctcacttctaggattaatacacaaataacatttgaaaaacaaaattttatgaacgatgcgtgattcgaacccacgacctccggcgttccgtgccggtgctctaaccaactgagctaaccgttcgagtaccgcctcgtattaatcctagaagtgagggttatcactttaaaaacatagcatATTGTTTAGAACCACTAAACCGTCAAAAGTctgaagaatttttatttttcaatatctgATAATATTATTCGATTAGCGAGTTTAAttgaaatttctaatataccgtCATATGGTAGTAAAACGGTTTATTCTAACTAGAACATATATTTTAATCGTGTTTCagctattaatttattaaatgtagTCAAATGTTATATATCTAGCAACCAGATCTGTAAGTAGACCACGTGAAGAGAAATagagaataataaataaaaaaaatgtaggcccttaaaaatacataatatgtgaTTAAATATTGCTGTACAATCCGTGTTTTACTTTAGCTGTTTTTGGGAAATATCTCTGCACAACATGACTAGAGAGTTCACTCACTATTTGTGTTTTCGCTTGAACTGTTTTCGGTTACAACCGCAcagaaaggccggcaacgctcttgtgattcctctggtgttgcaagagaatgtgggcggcggtgatcacttaacaccaggtgacccgtacgctcgtttgtcctcctattccataaaaaaaaagaaagggtTTTATTGTCACTTATCATTATCTTTATCATAAATATAGCTCTGAACCTCTTTGTTCGGCCATGTTGATGTATTGTATAAGCGGATCTTAAACCATGGCAACTTTGACCACCAACTAGGCTGACCCTGGAGCAGCAGACCGCTGAAGTATACAAAGCGATCGAAGACAAGCTGAGCACCGCCGCCGACAAGCGTGATGAGAACATTAAGAAGATGCTGGATCGCCTCCGAGAACACGTAtgtttattatctttatatattatataattcttctgaacgtgtgttgacagtgaactcctcttAAACGGCTAGACTgattctgtgtgtgttcaagtggattcgaggatggtttagattcacaattgaactacctcctaaatgtctggaccgattttgatgattttttttagattgttccagtgaatttgagattggtttagattatTAATACAGTGGtgtacgtctgtcgggtccgctagtaggtaatatatatatattgcaatacatacaaaatgcaaaatacatCTCCAATTACATTTAACAGTTTATGTAATTTACACGAAACCACCGATGATCTTCACAATGCGAAATTTCGCCCCAAGCAACGTTTTGCCTGGCACAGCTGCTCTGTGGATGTACAACTACCTGCTACAGACTATATGCAAGATGGGCAATTTAACACAAGTGTAAAAGCTACTAACGATTTTCTAAGAATTGAGCCACAGATTCCCTTAAAAAAATCATGTTTAAATTGATCTGCAGCTCACATTTTATggccaaatattatttattgtttataagtTATCTAACAGAACTTCATTGTAACGCTAAATTTATAGCCCTAACGGTTTAGGTTGCAATGATAAATCAGTCCTTatagacattattttatatattacatatatttttttttattttatacgcaACAGTTCGACGTACACTATCTTATAATTTCCTGGAAGATAAAATTTGATGCGATAAGGCCGCCATATTTgttctgtaataaaaaaaaaatattatgtcgaCGTATGCAGGAGGAGCAAGTGCGCAAGGTGCGAAATGGAAACCAGGAGCGTTTCCAACAGCTGGAGAGTGCTATCCAGGACAAGCTGCAGAATGCTGCTGAGCGGCGCCTGCAGATCGAGGCGGAGCAGAAGGAGAAGTTACGCAACCACGTGAGTGTCTCCCGCGTACAGGGACTGTCGTACAAC
It encodes the following:
- the LOC126979773 gene encoding stathmin-4 isoform X3, which gives rise to MLIGLVRDSVMQCFCHTCRAPVLPAGWPSSRFRETATAHRRSVPVKKPIGKPRTKQPKKVKFITTEIRCQEMSKGGLAYEVILAEPVGVPVPRRADSPEKTPSVEEIQEKLKAAEERRRSLEASKMAAIAQKMAKIEEASRIRSEQTNNFISTTKEALDAKMETHEEKREAYINELRARLKDHLEGVEKTRLTLEQQTAEVYKAIEDKLSTAADKRDENIKKMLDRLREHEEQVRKVRNGNQERFQQLESAIQDKLQNAAERRLQIEAEQKEKLRNHERRAELVRQNKTARAENDPPSTD
- the LOC126979773 gene encoding eukaryotic translation initiation factor 5B isoform X1; translation: MLIGLVRDSVMQCFCHTCRAPVLPAGWPSSRFRETATAHRRSVPVKKPIGKPRTKQPKKVKFITTEIRCQEMSKGGLAYEVILAEPVGVPVPRRADSPEKTPSVEEIQEKLKAAEERRRSLEASKMAAIAQKMAKIEEASRIRSEQTNNFISTTKEALDAKMETHEEKREAYINELRARLKDHLEGVEKTRLTLEQQTAEVYKAIEDKLSTAADKRDENIKKMLDRLREHEEQVRKVRNGNQERFQQLESAIQDKLQNAAERRLQIEAEQKEKLRNHNNKLVEVRSVMTAKVEEITKDIESKLTAAELNREKEIQRKLDFVKKEERRAELVRQNKTARAENDPPSTD
- the LOC126979773 gene encoding eukaryotic translation initiation factor 5B isoform X2, giving the protein MLIGLVRDSVMQCFCHTCRAPVLPAAHRRSVPVKKPIGKPRTKQPKKVKFITTEIRCQEMSKGGLAYEVILAEPVGVPVPRRADSPEKTPSVEEIQEKLKAAEERRRSLEASKMAAIAQKMAKIEEASRIRSEQTNNFISTTKEALDAKMETHEEKREAYINELRARLKDHLEGVEKTRLTLEQQTAEVYKAIEDKLSTAADKRDENIKKMLDRLREHEEQVRKVRNGNQERFQQLESAIQDKLQNAAERRLQIEAEQKEKLRNHNNKLVEVRSVMTAKVEEITKDIESKLTAAELNREKEIQRKLDFVKKEERRAELVRQNKTARAENDPPSTD
- the LOC126979773 gene encoding syncoilin isoform X4; translated protein: MEVETKSTEIRCQEMSKGGLAYEVILAEPVGVPVPRRADSPEKTPSVEEIQEKLKAAEERRRSLEASKMAAIAQKMAKIEEASRIRSEQTNNFISTTKEALDAKMETHEEKREAYINELRARLKDHLEGVEKTRLTLEQQTAEVYKAIEDKLSTAADKRDENIKKMLDRLREHEEQVRKVRNGNQERFQQLESAIQDKLQNAAERRLQIEAEQKEKLRNHNNKLVEVRSVMTAKVEEITKDIESKLTAAELNREKEIQRKLDFVKKEERRAELVRQNKTARAENDPPSTD